The genomic window tgatagaaggtgcacccaccCTATATCCACGTGAAACCAAGATGCAGGGAAGGGGAAGCGCCCGCCCATAGGTCCCCTGGAGGATGGCACCACAGTCACAAGTCATCAAATTATCATCGTCGCAACAAACCTCTGAGCCAACAAGTCATCGTAGTGAGCTGCCGCCGGGCAAACCATCACGACCAAACACCACGGGATGCATATACGTTACTTGTGCACTGATATAAATTATGTCCGTGATGCAAAAATACTTAGTTGGATTCCTAACACACTCTTTTTTCGCTGGAGGATGCTTACTTAGAGAAGGACACGTGAGACCATGCAGGGTCGAGAAGGACCGAGTAGGACCATCCCCACATTTAACACGAGAAAGGTTGAGAAGGATCGAGTAGGACCCATTCCCGCATTTAACACATGAAGGGTCGAGAAGGATCGGGTAGGACCCATTCTCTAACACGGAAAAGGGTCGAGAAGGATCGGGTAGGACCCCTTCTCTAACATGGAAAAAGATCGAGAAGGATCGGGTAGGACCCATTCCCGCAGGAAGGGGCGAGAAGGATCGAATAGGACCCATTCCTGCATTTAACACGGGAAGGGTTGAGAAGGGCCTAGCACCACGTTTAATCAACACGGTTGGTAGTGCAACTTACAAGCAAAACACAAAAGCATATAAAGCTACAAACTACCCCCTAAATCTTATGAAAAGGCCCCCAAACAAAGAATGAAGAATGCGATCGGGTCCAAAGCCGCTCCGCCATAGAACTTACAAACATAACCCCTACGAAACATAAAATTCCAAACCAGTGCATAATCTTATGAAAAGGACCCCCGACAAAGAATGAAGAACGCAATCGGGTCCAAAGCCGCTCCGCTAATACAACTTACAAACATAACCCCAACAAAACATAAAATTACAAACTGGACCATAATCTTAAAAAAGGGCCCCAAATAGAGTATGAAGAACACGGTCGCGTCCAAAGGTGCGCGGTAATGGGaaaaaaagagaaggaaaggggaaggagagagAACAGGGAAGAGAGAAAATCCTCCCAGCATAGACAGGAGAGACAAGAGGCTGGCAAGTGGGATCACAAGTCTTCCCACGATTGCAGTGACGTGTGGAGCTTACGCGTAGTACGTTTTGTCATCGCAagttgcgacatgtagagcaataTTAATTTCCTAATGATCTCCGCGCTTTTGTACTTTGCAGACGTGAATATGGTATTCTATGGGGTGGCTCGTGCAATTTTACCCGCGGTTTtccttgccttcttcttctccgACCCCAGAAGCCAGAGAAGAGAACCTGATCGAAGAAAGCAAAGCGAAGAGAAAGGTAGGGACGGGAGAAATCCAGCGGTCTCAGTCATCCTCCGCCTCCATATTCCTCCCCGTCGTCGTCTTCAATCCCCTCCCTGGCCGAGCCCCCCCCCCTGCTTTCCACGCAACTGCCCCCGGACTCCTCTTCCGCGACCCCACTCTCCTTCCTCGCCCCGCcaggtcgtcgtcgtcgtcgtcgctcccAATATTTCCTCCTGCTCCCCCCACTTGGATCAGCCGGTCTCGAGGAGGAAAAAAGAATCCAGAAAGCTCCCTGtttgacgcggcggcggcgggcggctgccGAGATCTGGGCTCGAGGAATTTGCCGTCCCTTCTCCGCTGCGTTTAGGCGGGGTGACGTGGGGGAGTTTTCGTGCCGACGCGGATCTGCGTGGTGCCAAACAAAGCCTGCCCGAATTGCGCAGTTCGGCCGGGAGAGACCAAAAGGCAGCCTCCCCCCTTTGCCTTCACACATGGTGGTCCGGCTCTAGGGCCCTTTCGCCTCGTGCTTGGCGGCGGTGATGGAGCCGTCGTCGTCCATCACGTTCGCCTCCTCGTCGTCCTACCTGTCCAACGGCTCCAGCCCCTGCTCCGTCGCTCTGGCGCCACTGCCCGCGGCGGACGGGtggggagggggtggtggagggggagggagcagcagcagcgtcGAGGCTGTGAGCCTGAATCGCCTCAGCAACAACCTCGAGCGCCTCCTCCTCGATTCTGAACTCGACTGCAGCGACGCCGACGTCGACGTGGCGGACGGCGGGCCGCCCATCCCCGTCCACCGCTGCATCCTCGCCGCGCGCAGCCCCTTCTTCCACGACCTCTTCCGCGCCCGCGGGAGCCGCAGTGATGGGGCAGtcaccgcctccgcctccgcctccgccaccaGTGGCGGAGCGGGAGGGGATGTGACCGGGAGGCCGCAGTACAAGATGGAGGACCTCGTCCCAGGTGGCCGTGTTGGTCGCGAGGCCTTCCTGGCGTTCATGGGGTACCTCTACACCGGCAGGCTCCGGCCCGCGCCACTGGACGTGGTGTCATGTGCTGATCTTGTGTGCCCGCACGACTCGTGCCCGCCGGCCATCAGGTTCGCCGTCGAGCTCATGTACGCGGCGTGGACCTTCAGGATCCCCGAGCTCATGTCGCTGTTCCAGGTGAGGGATGCATAGGCTCTTATTGGCTTGTTTAGAAGGCCTCAACTATTTTATAGATTTTTTTTTTCTAATCTTGGCTAGACACATGGCAGCTTCAGGCTAGAAATGTTCTACCCTTTTCCAATTTGTTTATTTGACTGTTCACAGACATTTGCAGTATAATTGGCATGCTAATTCGAAACAGAGAAAAAACAGTAAATTTGGTACATGAGTAAAAAGTAAATCATGGTTTTATTTCCCATTTCACATGACCCTTTCTTTCTCTGGTGGATTGCTAATCATGGTTAAGATGATCATCTACTGCAGCGACGGCTTATGAACTTTGTCGACAAGACTCTAGCTGAAGACGTCCTGCCTATCTTGCAAGTTGCCTTCCACTCAGAGCTTACTCAAGTGCGTGGAAAATGTGTTCAAAGGATTGCAAGATCAGATCTTGATATTATGTCTTTGGATAAGGAACTCCCTCCAGAAATTGCTGATGAGATAAAAAAAATCCGACAGAAATCTCCCCCAATTGATGGTGACACCATCATTTCGGACCCTGTTCACGATAAAAGAGTAAGAAGAATCCACAGGGCACTGGATTCTGATGATGTTGAACTTGTGAAGTTGCTTCTTAATGAGTCTGAAATCACCCTAGACGACGCCAACGCATTGCATTATGCTGCAGCTTACTGCGATTCCAAAGTTCTTACCGAGTTGTTAGGCCTGGAACTTGCCAACTTGAATTTGAAGAACAGTCGTGGGTACACAGCACTCCACCTAGCTGCTATGAGGAGAGAACCAGCTATTATTATGTGTCTCTTAAGCAAAGGAGCAGTGGCGTCGCAATTGACAGATGATGGC from Triticum aestivum cultivar Chinese Spring chromosome 3B, IWGSC CS RefSeq v2.1, whole genome shotgun sequence includes these protein-coding regions:
- the LOC123070903 gene encoding BTB/POZ domain and ankyrin repeat-containing protein NPR2, translating into MEPSSSITFASSSSYLSNGSSPCSVALAPLPAADGWGGGGGGGGSSSSVEAVSLNRLSNNLERLLLDSELDCSDADVDVADGGPPIPVHRCILAARSPFFHDLFRARGSRSDGAVTASASASATSGGAGGDVTGRPQYKMEDLVPGGRVGREAFLAFMGYLYTGRLRPAPLDVVSCADLVCPHDSCPPAIRFAVELMYAAWTFRIPELMSLFQRRLMNFVDKTLAEDVLPILQVAFHSELTQVRGKCVQRIARSDLDIMSLDKELPPEIADEIKKIRQKSPPIDGDTIISDPVHDKRVRRIHRALDSDDVELVKLLLNESEITLDDANALHYAAAYCDSKVLTELLGLELANLNLKNSRGYTALHLAAMRREPAIIMCLLSKGAVASQLTDDGRLASNICRRLTRLKDYNAKMEQGQESNKDRMCIDILEREMMRNPMTAEDSVTSPLLADDLHMKLSYLENRVAFARLFFPAEAKVAMQIAQADVTPEVGVFSAASTSGKLREVDLNETPVTKNKRLRSRVDALAKTVELGRRYFPNCSQVLDKFLEDGLPDGLDAFQQQSGTPDEQQVKKMRFCEVKEDVRKAYSKDTADKSMFSALSSNSSSSAMK